A single region of the Thermococcus paralvinellae genome encodes:
- a CDS encoding MFS transporter: MIRPRKKVRLAFLALFIQSFFALTIIKFASNIWAFYLLISLISALDILHRYFGFTLIASMTFEESELQKLNAKVQTIGEVTSLLGFPVVGYLAYLFGVRLMLLDALLLLIGALLLIPYINIPVRQEKRLKKKANQFNLKFLAKSFLQELRWFCSSTLQ, encoded by the coding sequence TTGATAAGACCGAGAAAAAAAGTTAGGCTCGCTTTTCTCGCATTGTTCATTCAGTCTTTCTTTGCTCTGACAATAATAAAGTTTGCCTCAAACATTTGGGCCTTTTACCTCTTAATTTCACTAATCTCGGCTCTTGATATTCTCCATAGATACTTCGGCTTTACGCTTATAGCTTCCATGACTTTTGAAGAATCTGAGCTTCAAAAGCTCAACGCAAAAGTACAAACTATCGGAGAGGTAACTTCTCTTCTTGGGTTCCCTGTTGTGGGCTATCTTGCTTACCTCTTTGGAGTTAGGCTCATGCTTTTGGATGCACTTCTTCTCTTAATTGGGGCCCTGCTTCTCATTCCATACATTAACATTCCAGTGAGACAGGAAAAACGATTGAAAAAGAAAGCAAATCAGTTCAATTTGAAATTTCTCGCAAAGTCATTTTTGCAGGAATTGCGTTGGTTCTGCTCTTCAACTTTGCAATAG
- a CDS encoding metal-dependent hydrolase yields MPFTPFHFGSALLFATLFGYLDFLTFMIANVIIDFEPFLVLSFDLDLRYGYPLHGFFHTFIGGSLVALALAEVMAKFYKHLGKEINIKKLRITALSGVWLHIVLDSFIYTDIKPFFPLSWNPFYGVFSASEVYGFCIGAFLLGVPLYLLRKIRASS; encoded by the coding sequence ATGCCGTTCACACCTTTCCATTTTGGGTCAGCGTTATTATTTGCAACGCTCTTTGGGTATTTGGATTTCTTAACTTTCATGATTGCTAATGTAATTATAGACTTTGAACCCTTCTTGGTTCTGAGCTTTGATTTGGATTTACGCTATGGCTATCCACTTCACGGCTTTTTCCACACCTTCATCGGAGGCTCTCTGGTTGCCTTAGCTTTGGCGGAGGTTATGGCAAAATTTTACAAACATTTGGGAAAAGAGATAAATATCAAAAAGCTTAGAATCACAGCATTGAGTGGAGTTTGGCTTCATATAGTTCTTGATTCTTTCATCTACACGGACATAAAGCCCTTTTTTCCTCTGAGCTGGAATCCGTTTTATGGTGTATTTTCTGCTTCCGAAGTTTACGGATTTTGCATAGGAGCTTTTTTGCTAGGAGTGCCCTTATATTTGCTGAGAAAAATCAGAGCATCTTCCTGA
- a CDS encoding GNAT family N-acetyltransferase: MEPLIREAKPEDKPFIGEIARLTWEGEDYLARVFETWLKGGNFYVLELEGKVIGTAKLTILPDKVGWLEGLRVHPNYQKRGFGRILHNFMLHKGKELAEKGAIDALEFSTYFLNKESIAMAKKDGFKVVERFYYLQKPLGEKIEPKRTKIESLSELEYSDYIPYGWKFLHKCKESLEWLNKKAEIREYSGVKFSYVPMHENEPTFTPFRLSAESIETLLPAMSFEASKIGYDSIDIMLPEERRDLIEPLKELGFKNWTNFKEPDVLVFRKML, translated from the coding sequence ATGGAGCCTCTTATTAGGGAAGCTAAACCAGAAGATAAGCCTTTTATTGGGGAGATAGCCCGCTTAACATGGGAAGGTGAGGACTACCTCGCTCGAGTTTTTGAGACCTGGTTAAAAGGTGGAAACTTCTACGTCCTTGAGCTGGAAGGAAAAGTTATCGGAACGGCAAAGCTTACAATCTTACCTGACAAAGTCGGCTGGCTTGAAGGTCTTAGAGTTCATCCTAACTACCAAAAGCGCGGCTTTGGGAGGATTCTTCATAATTTCATGCTTCACAAAGGAAAAGAGCTGGCAGAGAAAGGCGCTATAGATGCACTGGAGTTCTCAACCTATTTCCTCAACAAAGAGAGCATTGCTATGGCAAAGAAAGATGGGTTTAAGGTCGTAGAGCGATTTTATTATCTCCAAAAACCTCTCGGTGAAAAAATCGAGCCAAAGAGGACAAAAATTGAATCTTTAAGTGAGCTTGAGTACAGCGACTATATTCCATATGGCTGGAAGTTTCTGCATAAATGCAAAGAAAGTCTTGAGTGGCTGAACAAAAAGGCAGAAATTAGAGAATACAGTGGAGTTAAGTTCTCTTATGTCCCAATGCATGAAAATGAGCCCACATTTACACCTTTTAGGCTTTCTGCTGAGAGCATAGAGACCCTTTTGCCTGCGATGAGTTTTGAAGCAAGCAAAATTGGCTATGATAGCATTGATATAATGCTTCCTGAGGAGAGAAGAGACTTGATTGAACCCCTAAAAGAGCTTGGCTTTAAGAACTGGACTAACTTTAAGGAGCCTGACGTTTTAGTGTTCAGGAAGATGCTCTGA
- a CDS encoding class I SAM-dependent methyltransferase, with protein MTFNIEEVFDVDDYMYFYSEKLTEERTQKEVEFLVKALELKGPKRILDLACGFGRHAIKLAELGHEVVGVDIMEGFLEIARKKAEEQGVSVKFMKGDMRETNFKEEFDIVLLLYTSFGYFSDEENFKVLQNVYKALKPNGLFCLDVPNRDFVVKHLSPCSVLEKGGNLMIDMPSFDILTGRMHVRRIIIRNTQRRVVEYSLRIYTYTELMEILKRAGFKIEKVYGGFDGRELSLKAPRIIVVARKT; from the coding sequence ATGACCTTTAATATCGAGGAAGTCTTTGACGTTGATGACTACATGTACTTCTACTCAGAAAAGCTGACCGAGGAGAGAACGCAAAAGGAAGTCGAGTTTCTGGTAAAAGCTCTTGAATTGAAGGGGCCAAAGAGAATCCTTGATTTAGCCTGTGGCTTTGGGAGACATGCGATAAAGCTGGCAGAGTTAGGGCATGAAGTAGTTGGCGTTGACATAATGGAGGGTTTCCTAGAGATCGCAAGAAAGAAAGCAGAAGAACAAGGAGTAAGCGTTAAGTTCATGAAAGGGGACATGAGAGAAACAAACTTTAAAGAAGAATTTGACATAGTTTTGCTTCTCTACACATCATTTGGTTATTTTAGTGACGAGGAGAACTTTAAAGTATTGCAAAACGTTTACAAAGCCTTAAAGCCAAATGGACTTTTTTGCCTTGATGTTCCAAATAGAGATTTCGTAGTTAAGCATCTTTCTCCGTGCTCCGTGCTTGAGAAGGGTGGAAATTTGATGATTGACATGCCGAGCTTTGATATTCTAACTGGAAGGATGCACGTCAGAAGAATAATCATTCGAAATACCCAAAGAAGGGTTGTTGAGTACTCTTTAAGGATTTACACATACACAGAGCTAATGGAAATTCTCAAAAGAGCTGGCTTTAAGATAGAAAAGGTTTATGGGGGCTTTGATGGGAGGGAACTCTCACTAAAAGCGCCACGCATAATAGTGGTCGCACGAAAGACTTAA
- a CDS encoding CPBP family intramembrane glutamic endopeptidase, whose amino-acid sequence MNKGIKGVVAGIGIMLTFDVLTLMLRREIGFVPIGLIIFILMYLIVRLIGYTREDVGLAGPFDWKLHVALPIAFVFLNFTWILPFGVGIKRLHPLIYIAGLIKYLIFVALYEELLFRGIIQRGFELWKGPKAAVILTAIIFGLSHIASRFTFELTFINFWRIYNPLLFGFVWSIYRWKFRRIEGLILAHGLGDFIDRILTLERSEWLLNTTAGHIYMVVAYTLVQLVTFYTYLKLGKKYSLTEDNNALV is encoded by the coding sequence ATGAACAAGGGTATAAAAGGAGTCGTTGCAGGCATTGGAATAATGCTGACCTTCGATGTGCTGACGTTAATGCTCCGCCGGGAGATTGGTTTTGTGCCCATTGGACTGATAATCTTCATCCTGATGTATCTCATAGTACGTTTGATAGGTTATACCCGTGAGGACGTGGGTCTAGCGGGCCCCTTTGACTGGAAGCTTCACGTTGCACTGCCAATTGCTTTCGTATTTCTGAACTTCACATGGATTCTGCCCTTTGGCGTTGGAATAAAGAGACTCCATCCTCTAATCTACATTGCTGGATTGATAAAGTACCTGATATTCGTTGCACTCTATGAGGAGCTCCTGTTTAGAGGAATAATTCAGCGCGGGTTTGAGCTGTGGAAGGGACCAAAAGCTGCTGTTATCCTAACGGCTATAATCTTTGGCTTAAGCCACATAGCATCTAGATTCACCTTCGAACTGACCTTTATCAACTTCTGGCGCATCTATAATCCCTTACTCTTTGGCTTCGTCTGGAGCATTTATAGGTGGAAATTCAGGCGCATAGAAGGGCTAATCCTTGCACACGGCCTCGGCGACTTCATCGACAGAATCCTAACGCTCGAAAGATCGGAATGGCTTTTGAACACAACAGCTGGGCACATATACATGGTTGTCGCCTACACTCTCGTGCAACTGGTGACATTTTACACCTACCTGAAGCTTGGAAAGAAATACAGCCTGACGGAAGATAACAATGCTCTAGTCTAA
- a CDS encoding class I SAM-dependent methyltransferase produces the protein MFKNLGETFEPTYKEKLWIYDPRTEVGKKRMEKQKALLGKFLPIKSGKALDIGCGMGISTFALEDLGFEVIGIDLQEELIEKAKKIAEELGYKAEFRVMDARKLDFPNENFDLVALLGNPLPHLSIYDFDKIVQEAFKVLKPSGVLFLEYADWVRLLHQGYRDALVEDPFISFHVSLDTTKGQVERLFINLEKGYFFRVKINVWAPWIVEFILRKVGFEVETHYLGTFNVVTVGVKP, from the coding sequence ATGTTCAAAAACCTTGGAGAGACTTTTGAACCAACTTATAAGGAAAAGCTCTGGATATATGATCCAAGAACTGAAGTTGGAAAGAAAAGAATGGAGAAGCAGAAAGCCTTACTTGGAAAATTCCTCCCCATCAAAAGCGGTAAGGCTTTGGATATTGGCTGTGGCATGGGAATCTCGACTTTTGCTCTCGAAGACTTAGGGTTTGAGGTTATTGGAATTGACCTTCAAGAAGAACTCATAGAGAAAGCAAAGAAAATTGCAGAAGAGCTTGGATATAAAGCGGAGTTTAGAGTTATGGACGCAAGAAAACTCGATTTCCCAAATGAGAACTTTGATTTAGTTGCGCTTTTAGGGAATCCTCTTCCTCATTTAAGCATCTATGACTTTGATAAAATTGTCCAAGAGGCTTTCAAGGTTCTCAAACCTAGTGGGGTTCTGTTCCTTGAATATGCAGACTGGGTTAGACTGCTCCATCAAGGCTATAGAGATGCGCTCGTTGAAGATCCATTCATTTCTTTCCATGTTTCCCTCGATACGACAAAGGGCCAAGTAGAGCGGCTTTTCATTAACCTTGAGAAGGGCTATTTCTTTAGAGTGAAGATTAACGTCTGGGCACCATGGATTGTGGAGTTCATCCTTAGAAAAGTCGGGTTTGAAGTGGAGACGCACTATTTGGGAACCTTTAATGTTGTAACTGTGGGGGTGAAACCGTGA
- a CDS encoding class I SAM-dependent methyltransferase: MFKNLGYTDSPFYEKTQDEYDIESERGRERFAELMEILSRHLPIKSGRALDIGCNAGLSSFVLEELGFEVIGIDIQEKAVERAKELAKKRGSKAEFYTMDAKNLNFKENTFDLVALLGYPLAHFSIWDFDKILQEVRRVLKPQGHIVIQESDFLWTLIRGFNQPGLEAEGLVRINVDVNVYEGYLERLLIDFEKGVFSRDKFYIWSPWILRYVFEKNGFEAEFKDNDLIIARMR, translated from the coding sequence ATGTTCAAGAATCTCGGCTATACCGATTCTCCTTTTTACGAAAAAACCCAAGATGAATACGATATAGAAAGCGAGAGAGGTAGGGAAAGATTTGCGGAGTTAATGGAGATCCTTTCAAGACACTTACCTATTAAAAGCGGCAGAGCTTTGGACATTGGCTGCAACGCTGGACTAAGCAGTTTTGTCTTAGAGGAGCTTGGTTTTGAGGTTATTGGGATAGACATTCAAGAAAAAGCCGTTGAACGAGCCAAAGAGCTAGCGAAAAAACGAGGCTCGAAGGCAGAATTTTATACTATGGATGCTAAAAATCTAAACTTCAAAGAAAACACCTTTGACCTTGTTGCATTGCTTGGGTATCCGCTGGCACATTTTAGCATCTGGGATTTTGATAAGATTTTGCAAGAAGTTAGACGAGTCCTAAAGCCTCAAGGCCACATTGTAATTCAAGAAAGTGACTTCCTTTGGACGCTTATCCGAGGCTTTAACCAGCCAGGGCTTGAGGCTGAGGGGTTGGTTAGAATAAACGTTGATGTAAACGTTTATGAGGGATACCTTGAGAGGCTGCTTATCGATTTTGAAAAGGGAGTATTCTCAAGAGACAAATTTTACATCTGGTCGCCGTGGATTCTGCGCTATGTTTTTGAGAAGAACGGCTTTGAGGCTGAGTTTAAGGATAATGACTTGATTATTGCTCGAATGAGGTGA
- a CDS encoding class I SAM-dependent methyltransferase yields MDFLKLYYEEAFKVFYEAGGSEEELYWLVSSMLVRYPAYRDELKVRRKLMDWIIQETEGRVLDVGCGLGILTFRMALKDEVEKVMGIDKSQELVDFCNRLRDRITRKAEFLYGDFLEVKLGEGEEFDFIVFLYTLHDYEPKPFLEKALEVLSQDGKIIIGDFDIDGLREKIRTFAQKNELKIAKDITVGKTKTHGDFYEAFLMVIEGG; encoded by the coding sequence GTGGACTTTCTCAAACTCTACTATGAGGAAGCCTTCAAAGTGTTCTATGAAGCTGGCGGGAGTGAAGAGGAGCTTTACTGGCTCGTCAGCAGTATGCTAGTCAGATACCCAGCATACAGAGATGAGCTTAAGGTTAGGAGAAAATTGATGGATTGGATAATCCAAGAGACTGAAGGAAGAGTTCTTGACGTCGGTTGTGGTCTTGGAATTTTGACGTTCAGGATGGCACTTAAAGATGAAGTTGAAAAAGTTATGGGTATTGATAAGAGTCAGGAATTGGTAGATTTCTGCAACCGTTTGAGAGACAGAATCACCAGGAAAGCTGAATTTTTATATGGCGATTTTTTAGAGGTTAAGCTTGGAGAAGGAGAAGAATTTGACTTCATTGTTTTCCTCTACACGCTTCACGATTATGAGCCAAAGCCATTTCTTGAGAAAGCGCTTGAAGTATTGAGTCAAGATGGAAAGATTATTATCGGCGATTTTGACATAGATGGACTTAGAGAAAAAATCAGAACATTTGCACAAAAGAATGAACTGAAAATCGCTAAGGATATCACCGTTGGAAAGACAAAGACGCATGGAGATTTTTATGAAGCATTTTTAATGGTCATTGAAGGTGGTTAA
- a CDS encoding nucleoside phosphorylase, with protein sequence MWLGKGREIIKPPGSKTEKEPYEKYLIVFTDIAANYAKQLLNDVELKEECTYVRRAFVGEYKGKKIYVLNPYFGSPASVFALEIAIAQGGKEFLVVGEAGAIKEGVTIGDVILPTWALREEGTSYHYMPPDYIPKPSERLFNVLEKEVKHQIGRKRISVFKGGIWTTDAPFRETEDKVREYSNRGILGVEMETSALMSVASFRRVDLAVALAVSDELYKEKWNPGFGSGKLKRTEKLLVKAALGALVSP encoded by the coding sequence ATGTGGCTCGGAAAAGGTCGTGAAATAATAAAGCCCCCAGGAAGCAAAACTGAAAAAGAACCTTACGAGAAGTATTTAATAGTCTTCACTGATATCGCGGCAAATTATGCCAAGCAATTGCTGAATGATGTGGAACTTAAAGAAGAGTGCACTTATGTTCGTCGAGCTTTTGTCGGTGAGTACAAAGGGAAGAAAATCTATGTCCTAAATCCCTACTTTGGGTCACCAGCATCGGTCTTCGCTCTAGAAATCGCAATAGCTCAAGGTGGAAAAGAGTTCTTAGTGGTTGGAGAAGCAGGTGCAATAAAGGAAGGAGTTACAATCGGCGATGTTATACTGCCAACTTGGGCTTTAAGGGAGGAGGGCACAAGCTATCACTATATGCCCCCGGATTACATACCAAAGCCCAGTGAGAGGCTGTTTAATGTACTTGAAAAAGAGGTAAAGCACCAAATTGGAAGAAAACGAATTAGTGTCTTTAAGGGGGGCATATGGACGACGGATGCACCGTTCAGGGAGACAGAGGATAAAGTTAGGGAATATTCAAACCGAGGAATTCTCGGCGTTGAAATGGAGACTTCAGCTTTGATGAGTGTTGCCAGCTTTAGAAGAGTTGATTTGGCAGTTGCATTGGCAGTATCAGATGAACTTTATAAAGAAAAATGGAATCCAGGATTTGGAAGCGGAAAGTTGAAAAGAACGGAAAAACTTTTGGTTAAAGCTGCCTTAGGAGCATTAGTATCTCCTTAA